In the Nerophis ophidion isolate RoL-2023_Sa linkage group LG01, RoL_Noph_v1.0, whole genome shotgun sequence genome, one interval contains:
- the LOC133563318 gene encoding uncharacterized protein LOC133563318 encodes MSSPSLTRRALFLTLVALQWRPALLHAIPCQDVLDTLKSVTALLGFETKLLLQEYKLFHGLTKVTPSKVPDASVVGADFPEQLQDIFAKSVQYSRRMEYVEQYQTQDWGNPESVGQVLRRVKFGLYSQTNLLRVLARQVQPEVLLATEEPPPPSDNHGYAKKMYGLRAIVGLRDWLTRVLQTLQEARQVCHDQTLTTRTY; translated from the exons ATGTCTTCTCCATCACTTACACGCCGCG CTTTGTTCCTGACCTTGGTGGCGCTGCAGTGGCGCCCGGCGCTCCTCCACGCCATCCCCTGTCAGGACGTCCTGGACACGCTCAAGTCCGTCACCGCGCTGCTGGGCTTCGAGACCAAACTCCTGCTGCAGGAATAC AAACTGTTCCACGGTCTGACCAAGGTGACGCCCAGCAAGGTTCCCGACGCCAGCGTGGTGGGCGCCGACTTCCCGGAGCAGCTGCAAGACATCTTCGCCAAGAGCGTGCAGTACAGCAGGCGCATGGAGTACGTGGAGCAGTACCAGACCCAGGACTGGGGTAACCCGGAGTCCGTGGGCCAGGTTCTGCGCCGAGTCAAGTTTGGTCTTTACAGCCAAACCAACCTTTTGAGGGTTCTGGCCCGGCAAGTCCAGCCCGAGGTCCTCCTGGCCACGGAGGAGCCTCCCCCGCCCTCGGACAACCACGGCTACGCCAAGAAGATGTACGGCTTGAGGGCCATCGTGGGCCTGAGGGACTGGCTCACGAGAGTCCTTCAGACCCTACAGGAGGCCCGGCAGGTGTGCCATGACCAGACCCTGACCACCCGGACCTACTGA